From one Leishmania major strain Friedlin complete genome, chromosome 33 genomic stretch:
- a CDS encoding putative beta-ketoacyl synthase family protein, protein MVTPLGVTAVDTWAGVCRGQSGTRPLIEAPHFLPGFVENDKMLSPQQKAAALEKLVAALPCKVAAFVQPPAKAVLAAGKVDKAVPAADPFAPTAHEPRALRLCARAVEEALADAALQLSEAVQDRCGVNIGMGIPSLADVTDVSVYLTGDAIATKAGQVYYSKVPPMFLPKILGNMAAGNTAIRHKLRGPIGSSVAACATGAHCIGEAASWIREGRADVMVCGAAEACITPVSVAGFTRMRALCTRYNETPSSASRPLDITRAGFVMGEGAGVLILEALEHAVARAAPRVYAELRGFGISCDAHHVAVPHPDGLGARRCVEQALADGGDVPATAVGYVNAHATGTIGDEVELMAIQRALRPSTAPSSTALHVSSAKGGLGHLLGAAGSVEAALTVLALHEQRAPPTANLTTSCLTKEQQDCGLVCIQGSAAQPLQSCEAAISTSFGFGGINTALLFTRL, encoded by the coding sequence ATGGTCACGCCCCTCGGCGTCACCGCGGTTGACACGTGGGCTGGCGTGTGCCGTGGTCAATCCGGCACTCGACCGCTGATTGAGGCTCCACACTTTTTGCCCGGGTTTGTCGAAAATGACAAGATGCTGTCTCCGCAGcagaaggcagcggcgctggagaagctTGTCGCCGCCTTGCCGTGCAAGGTGGCTGCTTTCGTTCAGCCGCCAGCTAAGGCCGTGTTGGCGGCTGGCAAGGTGGACAAAGCAGTGCCTGCGGCCGATCCGTTTGCGCCCACCGCACACGAACCGCGGGCCCTTCGCTtatgcgcgcgtgcggtcGAGGAAGCGCTCGCCGACGCTGCGCTCCAGCTCTCCGAGGCCGTGCAGGATCGCTGCGGCGTCAACATTGGCATGGGCATTCCCTCCCTTGCTGACGTGACGGACGTGTCCGTCTACCTGACGGGcgacgccatcgccaccaAGGCGGGTCAGGTGTACTACAGCAAGGTTCCTCCAATGTTTTTGCCGAAAATCTTGGGCAACATGGCAGCCGGCAACACGGCCATCCGCCACAAACTCCGCGGTCccatcggcagcagcgtggcggcgtgtGCAACAGGGGCGCACTGCATTGGTGAGGCGGCCTCGTGGATCCGTGAAGGCCGCGCGGACGTTATGGTGTGTGGCGCAGCGGAGGCCTGCATCACGCCGGTTTCCGTGGCTGGTTTTACACGGATGCGGGCACTGTGCACGCGGTACAACGAAACCCCGTCGTCCGCCTCGCGGCCGCTCGACATTACTCGCGCCGGCTTCGTGATGGGAGAAGGCGCAGGTGTTTTGATCCTCGAAGCGCTCGAGCACGCCGtggcgcgggcggcgccgcgcgtgtACGCCGAGCTGCGCGGATTTGGCATATCGTGCGATGCCCACCAtgtggcggtgccgcacccCGACGGACTTGgtgcccgccgctgcgtggAGCAAGCCCTGGCAGATGGTGGGGATGTCCCTGCCACGGCCGTCGGCTACGTGAATGCGCACGCGACGGGCACCATCGGCGATGAGGTGGAGCTGATGGCGATCCAGCGAGCATTGCGACCTTCGACGGCACCATCCtccacggcgctgcacgtGAGCAGCGCCAAAGGAGGGCTGGGTCACCTactcggcgctgctggcagcGTCGAGGCCGCGCTGACGGTCTTGGCGTtgcacgagcagcgtgcgccgccgacggcgaaTTTGACGACGTCATGTCTCACGAAGGAGCAGCAAGATTGCGGCTTGGTATGCATCCaaggcagcgccgcgcagccacTGCAGAGCTGCGAGGCGGCAATATCGACCAGCTTTGGCTTCGGCGGAATCAACACGGCCTTGCTATTCACGCGCCTCTAG
- a CDS encoding putative translation initiation factor IF-2, translated as MPPKAPKGAPKAAAKKGPPNAMLAKLKMKMELQKVEEERLRLEAEEEERRIREEERLAEEQRKFEEAERQKERERQKEEERLARKERKAAGKNDALDRMRAAGMILPDIDRIRHDEEVRKVEENAAPKPKPKPKPKPVVAAAPPPEEEEEEGEPTELTESEEEIDEDDWEAVMERDERRATRHTNNERIRAERAERKETRKAEKQRMEAEIRSKNHVLEKVSNLRSPICCVLGHVDTGKTSLLDRIRSTNVQGGEAGGITQQIGATFFPRESLVSATAELIKKHKCNLNVPGLLVIDTPGHESFTNLRSRGSSLCDIAILVVDIMHGLEQQTRESIRLLREKRCPFIVALNKVDRLFDWQPHENMDIQQSLELQKAHVRSEFHTRWCQVKNELSAEGLNSELYYNNKEVRNVVSVVPTSARTGEGVCDLLLLEIQLVQQFMEGKVTYKDDLQCTVLEVKPITGYGFTVDVILINGELHEGDEVCLCGQNGPIFTQIRSLLTPQPLREMRVRGEYIHHKSIKAAMGVKISGNDLEYVIPGTQLLVVHANDNKEKIAELVMKDATNINEFLDPDGLGVSVQSSTLGALEALLSFLKGMKIPVASIAIGPIYKRHMHQVLSMKRREPRYAVILAFDVPVSEEAREIAKKNDIDIFEANIIYHLFDKFTRYINEYEQREKDRLRSVAVFPVQLKMIAESIHSTDPIIIPVTVERGQLRPGTPLSAIRKKDDSVVVIGRVMSMERGNRPVEIGTPGMDLAVKINSGESGVTVGRQFDNSDIIVSHITRQSVDAVKKFKDELKPDDVLLLASLIKVLKVPNK; from the coding sequence ATGCCACCAAAGGCGCCCAAGGGAGCCCCCAAGGCGGCCGCCAAGAAGGGGCCGCCGAACGCCATGCTGGCGAAGCTCAAGATGAAGATGGAGCTTCAGAAGGTGGAAGAGGAGCGTCTGCGCCTCGAGgccgaagaggaggagcgccgcatccgtgaggaggagaggctcgctgaggagcagcgcaagttcgaggaggcggagcgccagaaggagcgcgagcgtcagaaggaggaagagcgccTGGCCCGCAAGGAGCGCAAGGCGGCTGGGAAGAACGACGCCCTCGACCGCATGCGCGCGGCTGGCATGATATTGCCCGATATAGATCGCATTCGCCATGATGAGGAGGTGCGCAAGGTGGAGGAGAACGCTGCCCCAAAGCCGAAGCCAAAGCCGAAGCCGAAGCCGGTGgttgccgcggcgccgcctccagaagaggaggaggaagagggggagcCGACGGAGCTGACAGAGTCGGAAGAGGAGATCGACGAGGACGACTGGGAAGCCGTCATGGAGCGCGATGAGCGTCGTGCCACCCGGCACACGAACAACGAGCGCATCCGTGCCGAGCGTGCTGAGCGCAAGGAGACCCGTAAggcggagaagcagcggaTGGAAGCGGAGATTCGGTCGAAAAACCACGTTCTGGAGAAGGTGAGCAACCTGCGCTCCCCGATTTGCTGTGTGCTTGGCCACGTCGATACGGGTAAGACCAGCCTGCTGGATCGCATCCGCTCTACCAACGTACAAGGAGGCGAGGCCGGTGGTATTACGCAGCAGATTGGCGCCACCTTCTTCCCTCGCGAGTCCCTCGTGTCTGCCACGGCGGAGCTGATCAAGAAGCACAAGTGCAACCTGAACGTGCCGGGTCTGCTGGTGATCGACACACCCGGTCACGAGTCTTTTACAAACttgcgcagccgcggcagcagcctgTGCGACATTGCGATTCTGGTGGTGGACATCATGCACGGTCTGGAGCAGCAGACGCGCGAGTCCatccgcctgctgcgcgaaAAGCGGTGTCCATTCATTGTGGCACTGAACAAGGTGGATCGCCTGTTCGACTGGCAGCCGCACGAGAACATGGACATACAGCAGTCACTGGAGCTGCAGAAGGCGCACGTCCGCAGCGAGTTCCACACGCGCTGGTGCCAGGTGAAGAACGAGCTCTCCGCTGAGGGGCTAAACTCGGAGCTGTACTACAACAACAAGGAGGTGCGCAACGTTGTTTCGGTCGTGCCGACGTCGGCCCGCACCGGTGAGGGCGTGTGCGACCTGCTTCTGCTGGAGATTCAGCTCGTGCAGCAGTTCATGGAGGGCAAGGTGACCTACAAGGACGATTTGCAGTGTACGGTGCTTGAGGTGAAGCCGATCACGGGGTACGGCTTCACGGTCGACGTCATCCTCATCAACGGCGAGCTGCACGAAGGAGACGAGGTATGTCTGTGCGGTCAGAACGGCCCCATCTTCACGCAAATCCGGTCGCTGCTGACACCGCAGCCCCTGCGCgagatgcgtgtgcgcggcgaGTACATTCACCACAAGTCGATCAAGGCGGCAATGGGTGTGAAGATCTCCGGAAACGACCTCGAGTATGTCATCCCCGGTACCCAGCTCCTCGTTGTGCACGCGAACGACAACAAGGAGAAGATCGCCGAGCTGGTCATGAAGGATGCGACCAATATCAACGAGTTTCTGGACCCCGACGGCCTCGGCGTGAGTGTGCAGAGCAGCACCCTCGGCGCCCTCGAAGCCCTTCTGTCGTTCCTGAAAGGCATGAAAATCCCTGTGGCGAGCATCGCCATCGGCCCAATCTACAAGCGTCACATGCACCAGGTGCTATCGATGAAGCGGCGGGAGCCGCGCTACGCCGTGATTCTTGCATTCGACGTGCCGGTTtccgaggaggcgcgcgagaTCGCGAAAAAGAACGACATCGACATCTTCGAGGCGAACATCATCTACCACCTCTTTGACAAGTTCACTCGCTACATAAACGAGTACGAGCAGCGCGAAAAGGACCGCCTGCGCTCTGTCGCGGTCTTCCCGGTGCAGCTGAAGATGATTGCCGAGTCGATCCACTCGACCGACCCCATCATCATTCCTGTCACAGTGGAGCGTGGTCAGCTGCGCCCCGGAACGCCACTGAGCGCGATTCGCAAGAAGGACGACAGCGTCGTCGTTATTGGCCGCGTGATGTCGATGGAGCGCGGCAACCGGCCAGTGGAGATCGGCACCCCTGGCATGGACCTGGCTGTGAAGATAAACTCCGGTGAGTCGGGCGTCACGGTCGGCCGGCAGTTCGACAACAGTGACATCATTGTGTCGCACATAACTCGCCAGTCCGTGGATGCCGTGAAGAAGTTCAAGGACGAGCTGAAGCCCGatgatgtgctgctgctggcctcGCTCATCAAGGTGCTGAAGGTGCCAAACAAATAA
- a CDS encoding putative minichromosome maintenance (MCM) complex subunit codes for MLTNRTLTEEQTIIRRHFTDFFESERYEEKYHARIQAMIVAGKARLLLDIGDFLDYVPISVGGDGGDGVGTGGAGSELGPSLGASIIRQPGKYIPLLELALHDVVLRQQPEYLKVDYRSRVVHAGFEGPVGRVLSPRELYARHLNTMVALEGIVTRQSTNRPRVLETVHYCVETNKFTKKEFRDQLTPMIDSSHLPTVNVMPKTDIEGHALRTELGLCIFMDSQCAVLQEAPERAPTGQLPRNVEVRFDDDLVDAVKPGDRVLLVGVYMPYTTSDSKSFQSIVLVNHVVLTQAFTFLSRPIASVEDRLTRFAQKCVEQLGPGGVLETLSKAVAPTIYGMTAAKQAILLLMVGGVERKSHNSHVRGDINVLLVGEPSTAKSQLLRFVLGIAPLALSTTGKGSSGVGLTAAVATDSYTGERSLSAGAMVLADRGILCIDEFDKMGSQDRVAMHEAMEQQTVTIAKAGIHASLNARCSVLAAANPIYGFYSVQHRLAFNVGLPESLLSRFDLTFIILDQHSSDYNRRIGYHILRNHMTAEAVRYDDVESRTVVDSVEAGSGRESSGAELDGRDGRRGGRAVDGEDGGSGESRLDLRMTTNSTGESIVSIDFLRAFLQMAKRGSPLLTDVSRDLVCQHYVQLRAEQQDGGRDGFFITPRTLDAIVRLSTAHAKLRLSPTVEESDVTAAMALLRASVNAATTATQQRKDDNQHSLSEAAAGVAGAALVPGQKRPNAAMEVVGAQNGASKAGAHLSSSTEEYAVDSASGRSSRQRLCTEGAFVGDSGRGSGEAAAAVSDAAPAVTAGIFSGAAAAAVDINLSRRVIEALKQLQREQRDGVSLDELHERLGGQTISAESLKLSVMQLQGDAFIFESTEDGGSNTIQFI; via the coding sequence ATGCTCACCAACCGCACGCTGACGGAGGAGCAGACGATTATTCGGCGGCACTTCACCGACTTCTTCGAGAGTGAGCGCTATGAAGAAAAGTACCATGCACGCATTCAGGCAATGATCGTTGCTGGCAaggcgcgtctgctgctAGACATTGGCGACTTCCTCGACTATGTCCCCATCAGCGTCGGCGGAGatggtggcgacggcgtcggcacTGGTGGGGCTGGCAGCGAGCTGGGACCGTCGCTGGGGGCCAGCATTATCCGCCAACCAGGGAAGTACATTCCTCTTTTGGAGTTAGCGCTTCACGATGTCGTACTTCGGCAGCAGCCCGAGTACCTGAAAGTCGACTACCGCTCTCGCGTCGTGCACGCCGGCTTCGAGGGCCCCGTTGGTCGTGTTCTGTCGCCACGCGAGCTCTACGCGCGTCACCTGAACACTATGGTCGCGCTAGAGGGCATCGTGACGCGGCAGTCAACGAACCGGCCGCGCGTTCTCGAGACGGTGCACTACTGCGTCGAGACGAACAAGTTCACAAAGAAGGAGTTCCGCGATCAGCTGACGCCGATGATCGACAGCTCGCATCTGCCCACGGTGAACGTGATGCCCAAGACGGACATCGAGGGCCACGCCCTGCGCACAGAGCTTGGCTTGTGCATCTTCATGGACTCGCAATGTGCGGTGCTTCAGGAGGCACCGGAGCGCGCACCGACCGGGCAGCTGCCCCGCAACGTCGAAGTGCGCTTCGATGACGACCTCGTCGACGCTGTAAAGCCGGGCGATCGCGTACTGCTTGTCGGTGTGTACATGCCATACACGACATCGGACAGCAAGAGCTTCCAGTCCATCGTTCTGGTGAACCACGTCGTGCTGACTCAAGCCTTCACCTTCCTCTCCCGCCCCATCGCATCCGTGGAGGATCGACTGACTCGCTTTGCGCAAAAGTGTGTCGAGCAGCTGGGCCCCGGTGGCGTACTGGAGACACTCTCCAAGGCGGTCGCGCCTACCATCTACGGCatgacggcggcgaagcaggCGATCTTACTGCTGATGGTTGGCGGTGTGGAGCGCAAGTCGCACAACTCGCACGTGCGTGGCGACATCAACGTCCTCCTCGTTGGTGAGCCGTCGACAGCCAAGTCGCAGCTGCTACGCTTTGTCCTCGGCATCGCACCGCTCGCCCTGAGTACGACCGGCAAGGGCTCCTCCGGTGTCGGGCtgacggcggccgtggcgacGGACAGCTACACGGGCGAGCGGTCGCTCAGCGCTGGGGCGATGGTGCTGGCGGACCGCGGCATCCTCTGCATCGACGAGTTCGATAAAATGGGCTCGCAAGACCGGGTAGCGATGCATGAAGCGATGGAGCAGCAGACGGTCACGATCGCCAAGGCTGGCATTCACGCATCGCTGAACGCCCGGTGCAGCgtgttggcggcggcgaaccCGATTTACGGCTTCTACagcgtgcagcaccgcttgGCATTCAACGTCGGCCTGCCCGAGTCTCTGCTCTCCCGTTTCGACTTGACCTTCATCATTTTAGATCAGCATTCGTCGGACTACAACCGTCGTATCGGCTACCACATCCTGCGCAACCACATGACCGCGGAGGCCGTCCGGTACGACGACGTCGAGTCACGGACGGTGGTCGACAGCGTCGAGGCTGGCAGCGGACGTGAAAGCAGCGGAGCCGAGCTGGACGGCCGTGATGGGCGTCGGGGCGGTCGGGCCGTAGACGGCGAGGATGGTGGCAGTGGTGAAAGCCGTCTAGACTTGCGCATGACGACAAACAGCACCGGTGAGTCGATTGTCAGCATTGACTTTTTGCGAGCCTTTCTGCAGATGGCAAAGCGCggctcgccgctgctgaccGACGTGTCGCGCGATCTCGTGTGCCAGCACtacgtgcagctgcgcgcggaACAGCAGGACGGCGGGCGCGACGGTTTTTTCATCACCCCGCGTACGCTTGACGCGATTGTTCGTCTGTCCACTGCGCACGCCAAGCTTCGCCTCTCGCCGACGGTGGAGGAGTCGGACGTGACGGCAGCGATGGCTCTCCTGCGGGCCTCCGTGAACGccgcgacgacagcgacgcagcagcgcaaggacGACAATCAACATTCGCTCTcggaggcggctgccggtGTTGCTGGAGCGGCACTGGTGCCTGGGCAGAAGCGTCCAAACGCCGCcatggaggtggtgggggcaCAAAACGGCGCGAGCAAGGCAGGCGCccacctcagcagcagcaccgaggAGTACGCTGTCGACAGCGCGTCAGGCAGGAGTTCGCGTCAGCGACTGTGCACCGAGGGCGCCTTCGTCGGCGACAGCGGTCGGGGTAGCGGCGAAGCGGCCGCAGCTGTCTCAGATGCGGCACCAGCAGTCACTGCTGGCATCTTcagtggcgccgcagctgctgcagtcgaCATCAATCTCAGTCGGCGCGTGATCGAGGCGCTGAAGCAActgcagcgcgagcagcgAGACGGCGTGTCGCTGGATGAGCTGCATGAGCGCCTAGGCGGGCAGACGATCTCGGCAGAGTCGCTGAAGCTCTCCGTGATGCAGCTGCAAGGGGACGCCTTCATCTTTGAGAGTACCgaagacggcggcagcaacacgATCCAGTTCATTTAA
- a CDS encoding DNAJ family-like protein — translation MSSANATSSTEPGNGDKLQQPQRQPLNVGAGQSPHITKENIESFNYFQLFGLATPTASSAAAACGGSGGGSDAAIPDIDVAAVRRVYRRLSLRFHPDKDDSDEARHAFEVVHTALETIIDPTKLAAYIRTLVEEGGGADGSGFPGEEVRQRQRAHQAHVEAQWAADMLVQRAQERLAKEAAARQAAQEREEAAQRLLSELTSSLNTPFQLMEAELVRDWDVDEEMVAVKTKEVMKVLRHLESADGAWASHLMHEGASRKRYREDTSR, via the coding sequence ATGAGCTCCGCTAATGCCACATCTTCCACAGAACCCGGGAATGGTGACAAACTGCAAcaaccgcagcggcagccgctgaATGTTGGTGCTGGCCAGTCACCACACATCACAAAGGAGAACATCGAGTCGTTTAACTACTTCCAGCTATTCGGTCTAGCTACTCCAACCGCTTcctcggcggctgccgcctgtggtggcagtggtggtggtagtgatGCCGCCATCCCGGACATCgatgtggcggcggtgcgccgtgTGTACCGCCGTCTGAGCCTGCGCTTTCACCCGGACAAGGACGACTCtgacgaggcgcgccacgcCTTTGAGGTGGTACACACGGCACTCGAGACGATCATCGACCCAACGAAGCTTGCTGCCTATATCAGAACTCTCGTTGaggaaggcggtggtgctgacgGCAGTGGCTTCCCCGGTGAGGAGGTGCGCCAGCGTCAACGAGCGCATCAGGCTCATGTCGAGGCCCAGTGGGCAGCCGATATGCTTGTGCAACGGGCACAGGAACGTCTGgcaaaggaggcggcggcgcggcaggctGCCcaggagcgggaggaggcagcgcaaAGACTTCTGTCTGAGCTGACGAGCTCGCTGAACACACCGTTTCAGTTGATGGAGGCGGAGTTGGTGCGCGACTGGGACGTGGATGAGGAAATGGTGGCAGTGAAAACCAAGGAGGTGAtgaaggtgctgcgccacctggAGTCCGCCGACGGTGCGTGGGCATCTCACCTAATGCACGAAGGAGCGTCGCGCAAGCGATACCGCGAGGACACTTCACGGTGA